The Sporosarcina ureae genome includes a region encoding these proteins:
- a CDS encoding ATP synthase subunit I produces the protein MQSMQEIFKQQKKSFFFLLALFVLGWFFLDYRTIFAGLILGSLFGMYNFWILVRRMERFDRSIDEGKRAKSLGMGLRFASGVGATAIALVMPEEFDLISTVIGLMIPYALLFTGHLLFHFKQ, from the coding sequence ATGCAAAGTATGCAGGAAATTTTTAAACAGCAAAAGAAGAGTTTCTTTTTTTTGCTTGCATTGTTCGTGCTCGGTTGGTTTTTCTTGGACTACCGGACAATCTTCGCTGGGCTCATCTTAGGTTCACTTTTCGGTATGTATAACTTTTGGATTCTCGTTCGACGGATGGAACGATTTGATCGGTCCATCGATGAAGGAAAGCGAGCGAAGTCATTAGGTATGGGCTTACGTTTTGCATCAGGTGTAGGGGCTACGGCCATTGCACTCGTTATGCCGGAGGAGTTCGATCTGATCAGCACGGTAATCGGGTTAATGATACCCTATGCATTGCTGTTTACTGGTCATCTGCTGTTCCATTTTAAGCAATGA
- the upp gene encoding uracil phosphoribosyltransferase encodes MGKVHVFDHPLIQHKLTFIRKVDTGTKEFRELVNELATLMAFEITRDLPTQEITIQTPVCEAKSRILAGKKLGIVPILRAGIGMVDGIIDLIPAAKVGHVGLFRDPETLKPVEYFVKLPSDVAEREFIVVDPMLATGGTAVEAINSMKKRGAVNIKFMCLVAAPEGVEVLTEAHPDVDVYIAALDEKLDEHGYIVPGLGDAGDRLFGTK; translated from the coding sequence ATGGGAAAAGTACATGTTTTTGATCATCCATTAATTCAACACAAATTGACGTTTATACGAAAGGTCGATACAGGAACGAAAGAATTTCGCGAGCTTGTGAACGAATTAGCCACACTTATGGCTTTCGAAATCACACGTGATCTTCCAACGCAAGAAATTACGATCCAGACACCGGTCTGCGAAGCAAAATCACGCATTTTGGCAGGGAAAAAATTAGGAATTGTTCCGATCTTACGTGCGGGAATCGGCATGGTCGACGGAATCATTGATTTAATCCCAGCAGCAAAAGTAGGACATGTTGGATTATTCCGCGACCCAGAAACATTAAAGCCCGTTGAGTACTTTGTGAAGTTGCCTTCTGATGTAGCTGAGCGTGAATTCATCGTAGTGGATCCGATGCTGGCGACGGGTGGAACTGCAGTTGAAGCAATCAATTCAATGAAAAAGCGTGGCGCGGTGAACATCAAATTTATGTGCTTAGTCGCTGCTCCTGAAGGTGTCGAAGTTCTGACAGAAGCGCATCCAGACGTTGACGTGTATATCGCAGCGCTAGACGAGAAGTTGGATGAACATGGCTATATCGTCCCTGGACTAGGTGACGCAGGTGACCGTTTATTCGGCACGAAATAA
- a CDS encoding F0F1 ATP synthase subunit delta, with the protein MSQSVIAKRYAVALFEAAQEKQQTLSVQTDLKEMKKVFAGDKQFGELLISPKFSTEKKKELIGQFFNGANPLVLNTLYVLLDAGRIEEIDSLIEDFQELANEASGVAEAKVYSTRLLSDEESTAISTAFAHKVGKQSLHIENIIDPSLIGGIRLQIGNQIYDSSVSAKLARLERQLIN; encoded by the coding sequence ATGAGCCAATCGGTAATCGCAAAACGTTATGCCGTTGCATTATTTGAAGCAGCACAGGAAAAGCAACAAACACTTTCCGTGCAAACTGATCTAAAAGAAATGAAAAAAGTATTCGCTGGAGACAAGCAGTTTGGTGAGCTATTAATTTCACCAAAGTTTTCTACAGAGAAAAAGAAAGAATTGATTGGGCAATTTTTCAATGGAGCAAACCCACTTGTGTTGAACACACTATACGTGTTGCTCGATGCAGGTCGTATTGAAGAAATAGACAGTCTAATCGAAGACTTCCAGGAACTCGCTAACGAGGCTTCCGGAGTTGCCGAAGCGAAAGTCTACTCTACACGTTTGCTTTCTGATGAAGAAAGTACAGCTATCTCTACTGCCTTTGCGCACAAAGTAGGAAAACAATCATTGCATATCGAAAACATCATTGATCCAAGCTTGATCGGTGGCATTCGCCTTCAGATCGGCAATCAAATTTACGACAGTAGTGTCAGTGCAAAACTGGCGCGTCTGGAACGTCAATTAATCAATTAA
- the atpA gene encoding F0F1 ATP synthase subunit alpha yields the protein MGIKAEEISGLIKQQIENYQSEMEVSETGTVIRVGDGIALAHGLDNVMAGELLEFSTGVMGLAQNLEANNVGIVILGPYTDIKEGDEVRRTGRIMEVPVGEELIGRVVNSLGQPVDGLGPINTTKTRPIESPAQGVMARKSVHEPLQTGIKAIDALVPIGRGQRELIIGDRQTGKTTVAIDAILNQADQDMICIYVAIGQKESTVRGVVETLRKNGALDYTIVVTASASSPSPMLFLAPYTGISMAEEFMFDGKHVLIVYDDLSKQAAAYRELSLLLRRPPGREAYPGDVFYLHSRLLERAAKLNDELGAGSITALPFVETQAGDISAYIPTNVISITDGQIFLQSDLFFSGVRPAINAGLSVSRVGGSAQIKAMKKVAGTLRLDLAAFRELEAFSQFGSDLDPSTRAKLDRGQRTVEILKQDLNKPLKVEYQVISLYALTRGYLDDIPVRDVLRFESEITSWLESNHTEVYDHIRTTKDLPADDVMSAAFNEFKKNFVTSEA from the coding sequence ATGGGCATCAAAGCTGAGGAAATTAGCGGTCTGATCAAACAACAGATCGAAAATTATCAGTCTGAAATGGAAGTAAGTGAAACAGGTACTGTAATCCGTGTAGGTGACGGTATCGCACTTGCTCATGGCCTCGACAATGTCATGGCGGGGGAACTTCTTGAGTTCTCTACCGGCGTAATGGGTCTGGCACAAAACTTGGAAGCGAACAACGTAGGTATCGTTATCCTAGGGCCATACACAGACATTAAAGAAGGCGATGAAGTTCGTCGTACAGGCCGTATTATGGAAGTACCAGTCGGAGAAGAATTGATCGGACGTGTAGTCAATTCACTTGGACAACCAGTTGATGGACTAGGTCCAATCAATACAACAAAAACTCGTCCTATCGAAAGCCCTGCACAAGGGGTTATGGCGCGTAAATCAGTTCACGAACCATTGCAAACAGGAATCAAAGCGATTGACGCTCTAGTTCCGATCGGCCGTGGACAACGTGAATTAATCATCGGTGACCGTCAAACAGGTAAAACAACTGTTGCAATTGACGCAATCCTAAACCAAGCAGACCAAGACATGATCTGTATCTATGTCGCAATCGGTCAAAAAGAATCTACTGTTCGTGGAGTGGTTGAAACTTTACGTAAGAACGGTGCACTTGACTACACAATCGTAGTTACTGCTTCTGCATCAAGCCCGTCGCCAATGCTTTTCTTGGCACCATATACAGGTATTTCGATGGCAGAAGAATTCATGTTCGACGGCAAGCACGTACTAATTGTTTACGATGATCTATCTAAACAAGCAGCAGCTTACCGTGAACTGTCCTTGCTACTTCGTCGTCCTCCGGGCCGTGAAGCATATCCAGGGGATGTCTTCTACCTACACAGTCGCCTACTTGAGCGTGCTGCAAAGTTGAATGACGAACTAGGAGCAGGATCGATTACAGCATTGCCGTTCGTTGAAACACAAGCTGGAGATATCTCCGCTTATATTCCAACAAACGTAATATCTATTACAGACGGACAAATCTTCTTGCAGTCTGACCTATTCTTCTCAGGTGTACGTCCAGCGATCAACGCCGGTCTATCCGTATCCCGTGTTGGTGGATCAGCGCAAATTAAAGCAATGAAGAAAGTTGCCGGTACACTTCGTTTGGACTTGGCAGCATTCCGTGAACTAGAAGCATTCTCACAATTCGGTTCGGATCTAGATCCATCTACAAGAGCGAAACTGGACCGCGGTCAACGCACAGTTGAAATCTTGAAGCAGGACTTGAACAAGCCGTTGAAAGTCGAATACCAAGTAATCAGTCTATATGCACTGACACGCGGTTACCTCGACGATATTCCAGTAAGAGACGTATTGCGTTTTGAAAGTGAAATCACTAGCTGGTTAGAATCCAACCATACGGAAGTGTATGATCACATCCGTACAACGAAAGATCTTCCAGCTGATGACGTAATGAGCGCAGCGTTCAACGAATTCAAGAAAAATTTTGTGACTTCTGAAGCTTAA
- the wecB gene encoding non-hydrolyzing UDP-N-acetylglucosamine 2-epimerase: protein MTKKWKVMTIFGTRPEAIKMAPLVLELEKHPNEIESIVTVTAQHREMLDQVLETFNITPDYDLNIMKDRQTLIDVATRGLEGLDKIMKEAQPDIVLVHGDTSTTFIGSLAAFYNQISVGHVEAGLRTWNKYSPYPEEMNRQLTGVIADLHFSPTERSAQNLIDEGKNKERIYITGNTAIDALQTTVDPEYHHPIFDTLGDDRLVLLTAHRRENLGEPMRNMFRAINRLLDKHDDIQVIYPVHMNPAVREVADELLGDNDRIHLIEPLEVLDFHNFAARSHIILTDSGGIQEEAPSLGKPVIVLRDTTERPEGIDAGTLRLAGTEEENIFQLSDALLSDDAEYEKMSKAHNPYGDGHASARIVESLLKYLHSL, encoded by the coding sequence TTGACTAAAAAATGGAAAGTGATGACGATTTTCGGCACAAGACCGGAAGCTATTAAAATGGCGCCTCTCGTTCTCGAGCTCGAAAAGCATCCGAATGAAATTGAGTCAATCGTCACGGTCACTGCCCAGCATCGTGAAATGCTTGACCAAGTGCTGGAAACATTTAACATTACACCAGACTATGATTTGAATATCATGAAAGACCGCCAGACGCTGATCGATGTGGCAACACGCGGCCTAGAAGGTTTGGATAAAATAATGAAAGAAGCGCAACCGGATATCGTGCTCGTCCACGGTGATACATCGACGACGTTCATCGGTAGTCTAGCTGCGTTCTATAATCAAATTTCGGTCGGTCACGTGGAGGCCGGGCTACGTACATGGAATAAATATTCGCCGTACCCTGAAGAAATGAATCGCCAACTGACTGGCGTTATTGCCGATCTTCATTTCTCACCAACTGAAAGATCCGCGCAAAATTTGATCGATGAAGGCAAAAATAAAGAACGTATCTACATCACAGGTAATACGGCAATTGATGCATTGCAAACGACGGTAGATCCGGAGTATCACCATCCAATATTTGATACGCTTGGAGACGACCGTTTAGTCTTATTGACTGCGCACCGACGTGAAAATCTCGGTGAACCAATGCGCAACATGTTCCGTGCGATCAATCGTTTGCTAGACAAACACGATGATATTCAAGTGATCTATCCCGTGCACATGAATCCGGCTGTACGTGAAGTGGCGGATGAATTACTAGGCGACAACGACCGCATTCATCTGATCGAGCCGCTCGAAGTACTAGATTTCCATAACTTCGCGGCACGTTCGCACATCATTCTTACAGACTCAGGTGGCATCCAAGAAGAAGCACCATCCCTTGGGAAACCTGTCATCGTTCTGCGGGATACAACCGAACGCCCAGAAGGTATCGATGCAGGCACATTGCGCTTAGCGGGAACAGAAGAAGAAAACATCTTCCAACTATCCGACGCGCTTCTATCCGACGATGCCGAGTACGAAAAAATGTCCAAAGCCCACAACCCCTACGGCGACGGCCACGCATCGGCGCGTATAGTAGAGTCCCTACTTAAATACCTACATTCACTATAA
- the atpF gene encoding F0F1 ATP synthase subunit B, giving the protein MVLDTFVLLSANADAGFLASLNQRLNLGDIIVTVVFFTILMVLLKKFAWGPLMGVMDQRAKLIATEIEQAEASRQESAKLLEEQRALLKEARENAQSIVESAKKQGDTQREELIMAARAEANRMKESATLEIATEKEKAVAAVREEFVSLSILAASKVLGKEISEEDNRALIEETIVKAGEGR; this is encoded by the coding sequence ATCGTGTTGGATACCTTCGTCCTCTTATCAGCAAACGCTGACGCAGGATTTTTAGCTAGTTTAAACCAACGTCTAAATTTAGGCGACATTATCGTCACTGTAGTATTTTTCACGATTCTCATGGTACTTCTAAAGAAGTTTGCATGGGGTCCGTTAATGGGCGTGATGGATCAACGAGCGAAACTAATCGCTACAGAGATCGAACAAGCCGAAGCAAGTCGTCAAGAATCTGCAAAGCTTCTTGAAGAGCAACGTGCTCTATTGAAAGAAGCGCGCGAAAACGCACAATCTATTGTAGAGAGTGCGAAGAAACAAGGTGACACTCAACGTGAAGAGCTGATTATGGCTGCACGCGCTGAAGCTAACCGTATGAAAGAATCTGCAACTCTCGAAATCGCTACTGAAAAAGAGAAAGCCGTTGCAGCAGTTCGCGAAGAATTCGTATCTCTTTCTATTTTGGCTGCGTCTAAGGTTCTTGGGAAGGAAATTTCTGAGGAAGATAACCGCGCATTGATCGAAGAAACGATTGTGAAGGCAGGCGAAGGGCGATGA
- the atpB gene encoding F0F1 ATP synthase subunit A, translating to MNHENPQFILFGIGFNPSNILMLFVTCLIVFLIAVASTRRLQMKPTGMQNFMEWVMDFVKGIIKNNMDWKTGGRFHVLGITLIMFVFVANMIGLPFAIVWDHQLWWKSPTADPVITLTLAATVVALTHYYGVKQLGMGKYLKTYFQPIPFLAPLKIIEEFANTLTLGLRLYGNIFAGEILIGLLATLGASSIFGLAGAVIPALAWLGFSVFIGAIQAFIFVMLTMVYMAHKVSTDH from the coding sequence GTGAATCATGAAAATCCACAGTTTATTTTATTCGGAATCGGGTTTAACCCATCGAATATACTGATGTTATTTGTAACGTGTCTGATCGTCTTCCTGATTGCAGTTGCATCTACACGGCGGCTTCAAATGAAACCTACGGGTATGCAGAACTTCATGGAATGGGTCATGGACTTTGTCAAAGGCATCATCAAAAATAACATGGACTGGAAAACGGGAGGCCGCTTCCACGTACTAGGCATCACTTTGATCATGTTTGTCTTTGTTGCAAATATGATTGGTCTTCCATTCGCAATCGTATGGGATCACCAACTTTGGTGGAAATCACCGACAGCCGATCCAGTTATCACGTTAACCCTCGCTGCTACAGTGGTTGCGTTAACGCATTACTATGGTGTGAAACAGCTCGGAATGGGCAAGTATTTGAAAACGTACTTCCAACCAATTCCATTCTTAGCACCATTGAAGATCATTGAGGAATTCGCAAACACGTTGACACTCGGTCTTCGTCTTTACGGTAACATTTTCGCAGGTGAAATCTTGATTGGTTTACTTGCAACATTGGGTGCTTCCAGCATCTTCGGTCTTGCCGGAGCTGTTATACCAGCACTTGCATGGCTCGGTTTCTCGGTATTTATCGGGGCGATCCAAGCATTTATCTTCGTTATGTTAACGATGGTCTATATGGCTCACAAAGTCAGCACAGATCACTAA
- the atpE gene encoding F0F1 ATP synthase subunit C produces the protein MGLLAAAIAVGLGALGAGIGNGLIVSKTVEGIARQPEARGVLQTTMFIGVALVEALPIIATVIAFIVMNK, from the coding sequence ATGGGTTTATTAGCAGCAGCTATTGCAGTTGGTCTAGGTGCACTTGGTGCAGGTATCGGTAACGGTTTAATCGTTTCTAAGACAGTTGAAGGGATCGCTCGTCAACCAGAAGCACGTGGCGTTCTACAAACAACAATGTTCATTGGTGTTGCATTGGTTGAGGCACTTCCAATCATCGCAACTGTTATTGCGTTTATCGTAATGAACAAATAA